Below is a window of Fulvitalea axinellae DNA.
TCCACTACCAAGGGAGCTTCCTCGTCACCGAGTGTTGAGTTGAGCGCCGTTTCGTCACGAATAAAATCGAGCTTTATTTCTTTATTGCCTGAGAAAAACGAGCGGGTGAAATCCACAACGGTTTCCATGCTCAATTCCACTTCCGGCTTTAGCTTCAGTTTGATCTCGGCGGTGTTTTCAGAAGCGAATACCGCCGATTCGTCCGAAGCGTCGATATCCACCGGACCAGTCTGCGTATAAAAGACTTCCAACGAGTCCTTGAAGTGCTCTCGGGCTACGCTTTCAAAATTCTGAATCACCCTATCGGTACTCAAAAGAGGACTGCTTTCCGGCAGAGTCACTTTCACAGTCAGCGTATTGCTATCGGAACTAGGAACGTATTCGCTACCCACTATCGGTACCAATACAAAACCCAAAGCAACCAAAGCGATAGCTCCGATCAACACGCCCGTGCGGACACGCAACACCCCGTCAAGGAACCTTCCGTAACCGGAAAACTTAACCGATTTCTCTTCCGCCTTTTTAGAGGCTTCCTGTTTCTTGTCTTTGAAGAAAGTGGAAACCAACATCGGAATCAAAAGGATAGCCACCGCCAATGACGAAAGCAACGAAAAAGCCACCGTCCAGGCTTGGTCTTTAAAAAGCTCACCCGACGCACCGTGCAGGTACACGATCGGGAGGAACACTACGATAGTGGTCAAAGTAGAAGCCGTGATGGCCCCGCCGATTTCGGCTGTACCGTCTATAGCCGACTGCTTTATCGTCTTGCCGGATTCGATATGACGGAAGATATTTTCCATGACCACGATGGCATTATCGACAAGCATTCCAGCGCCCAGAGCCAAACCGCCCAATGTCATGATATTGAGCGTAAGCCCGTTGAAATACATCAGGTTAAACGTGGCAACGATAGATACCGGAATGGCTACGCTGATAATCATCGTAACGCCAACTCTGCGCAAAAACACGAAGAGTACGATCACGGCCAACACGATACCCACCAAAGCGGATTCCTTCACCTCTCCGATGGCGCTTTGGATAAAGGCGCCCTGGTCATAAACTTGGGTGAAATTATAGCCGGGAAGGGCGTCTTTGATCTTGTCAAGCCCCGTGTTTACATTCTCGACAGCCTTAACGGTGTTAAAACCGGGCTCTTTATAAACCGCCATACCGATGCAACGGCGCCCGTTCACCCGGGCGATGTTATCGGGTTGGGAGTTTTCGTAACGGATTTTGGCCACTTCTCGCAAAAAGACGGGAACGGGTTCGCCTTGCGTTTCCTGTCCCACTTTGCTTTCCACCATTTTCAGGATGATATCGCCGAAGGCCTCAGGAGATTCCAGCAGACTTACGCCTTTTACCGTGTATTTGGTTCCAGTCTCCACAATCGATCCGCCGGAGACGGAACGGTTGTATTCCTGAATTTTGGAGTTGATTTGGCTAGCCGTTACGCCGTGGGCTTCCATCAGGTAAGGGTCGGCCTCCACGATCAGTTCCCTCGTTTCTTTTCCTATCAGCCTTACGTCCGCCACGCCTTCCGCCCGGATCAGCTCGTTGCGGATGTAGTTTTCCGCCACACGACGAATCTCGTCCGTATCTTCGACACCCGGGTGGGTAAGCGCAAACAGCATCACCGCTTTTTCGTTCGGCGAATGCCGGGTTACGCTAAGTTCCTCGATGGTTGTGGCGTTTTGAGCCTGAATCGGGGTTATGGCCCTTTGGAGATCCAAGAAGGCCTCGTCCATGTCTTTTC
It encodes the following:
- a CDS encoding efflux RND transporter permease subunit encodes the protein MKKLTSFSVRYPVTVLMLVLAVLLLGTISFGKLGIDLFPDMESPKLFIELKAGERSPEEIERQFVTNLEGIALQQRDVSEVYSVCRVGSSRITVQYNWGKDMDEAFLDLQRAITPIQAQNATTIEELSVTRHSPNEKAVMLFALTHPGVEDTDEIRRVAENYIRNELIRAEGVADVRLIGKETRELIVEADPYLMEAHGVTASQINSKIQEYNRSVSGGSIVETGTKYTVKGVSLLESPEAFGDIILKMVESKVGQETQGEPVPVFLREVAKIRYENSQPDNIARVNGRRCIGMAVYKEPGFNTVKAVENVNTGLDKIKDALPGYNFTQVYDQGAFIQSAIGEVKESALVGIVLAVIVLFVFLRRVGVTMIISVAIPVSIVATFNLMYFNGLTLNIMTLGGLALGAGMLVDNAIVVMENIFRHIESGKTIKQSAIDGTAEIGGAITASTLTTIVVFLPIVYLHGASGELFKDQAWTVAFSLLSSLAVAILLIPMLVSTFFKDKKQEASKKAEEKSVKFSGYGRFLDGVLRVRTGVLIGAIALVALGFVLVPIVGSEYVPSSDSNTLTVKVTLPESSPLLSTDRVIQNFESVAREHFKDSLEVFYTQTGPVDIDASDESAVFASENTAEIKLKLKPEVELSMETVVDFTRSFFSGNKEIKLDFIRDETALNSTLGDEEAPLVVEVIGSETGPIMDLAKAVMDTMTRMDDVYNVKNVTEGGAKQVDVTIDKVRAGIYGVTVEQIVSQLKGRLLGEDAGKFEYEGEMKEIRVKMPDTYLTELRDIPVQVGEKYFRLSDVASVSISDSPKEVLRRNQNKIGKITAHVKDGKPFDHVVLGLEEKLSQLPLPQGYRVKVTGQEEQRKESVDMLTFALILSVILVYMVMASQFESLVHPFTILLTIPLAAVGSILTFFFIGEPLNIMAYIGIIMLAGIAVNDSIILVDAINQRKAEGYPLRKAIVLAGEQRIRPIVMTSLTTILALLPMVFGFGDGAELRAPMAWAVIGGLVTSTLLTLVVIPCVYEVFDTWVTALMGKKQQEPEQELV